A genomic stretch from Taeniopygia guttata chromosome 9, bTaeGut7.mat, whole genome shotgun sequence includes:
- the LOC100225048 gene encoding uncharacterized protein isoform X1 codes for MQKQLSCCPGSAAGSGWEWPRERRARRGALCNGGSGRWMATSSRVWAGTGTGDRAGHRGQGPAGQGREPGTGPGNRGQGRAPGTGPTRTGPGNRGQGRAPGTGPTRTGPGNRGQGRAPGTGPTRTGPGTGDRAHRDGAHRERAGQPGTGPAGPGRAPGQGPPGRGRAPGTGPTGRGPGNRGRAPGQGRATGAGHRDRAGQPGPGTGDTHITGHGSGTCACQALPAVCGVCGRMPAGQFPRCRAIPALQGLLWPPPAAPGTTGAAKSIPGAGNASSSLLLHLCVGLGLKIHFTAKIEMAKVVQMEAFISGNSNHLHCTAVWIPCFTLREIKLQINTILPNVSVNARFSNH; via the exons ATGCagaagcagctgagctgctgccctggctcagcGGCCGGCTCCGGGTGGGAATGGCCCCGGGAGAGGCGGGCCCGGAGGGGAGCGCTCTGTAATGGAGGGAGCGGCCGCTGGATGGCAACATCCTCCCGCGTGTGGGCCGGGACGGGCACCGGGGACAGGGCCGGGCACCGGGGACAGGGCCCAGCGGGACAGGGCCGGGAACCGGGGACGGGGCCAGGCAACCGGGGACAGGGCCGGGCACCGGGGACAGGGCCCACCCGGACGGGGCCAGGCAACCGGGGACAGGGCCGGGCACCGGGGACAGGGCCCACCCGGACGGGGCCAGGCAACCGGGGACAGGGCCGGGCACCGGGGACAGGGCCCACCCGGACGGGGCCGGGCACCGGGGACAGGGCCCACCGGGACGGGGCCCACCGGGAGAGGGCCGGACAACCGGGGACAGggcccgccgggccgggccgggcaccGGGACAGGGCCCACCGGGACGGGGCCGGGCACCGGGGACGGGGCCCACCGGGAGAGGGCCGGGCAACCGGGGCCGGGCACCGGGACAGGGCCGGGCAACCGGGGCCGGGCACCGGGACAGGGCCGGGCAACCGGGGCCGGGCACCGGGGACACGCACATCACGGGGCACGGCTCCGGGACTTGTGCGTGTCAGGCTCTCCCGGCCGTGTGCGGGGTATGCGGCCGAATGCCCGCTGGGCAATTCCCGCGCTGCAGGGCAATTCCCGCGCTGCAGGGTCTCCTTTGGCCTCCTCCAGCAGCGCCGGGCACAACAG GTGCTGCCAAGTCCATacctggagcagggaatgccTCTTCCTCACTCCTTCTGCATTTATGTGTTGGACTGGGACTGAAAATACATTTCACAGCTAAAATTGAGATGGCTAAGGTTGTACAAATG gaggCCTTCATTTCTGGCAATTCTAATCATCTTCATTGTACAGCTGTATGGATTCCATGTTTCACTCTGAGGGaaataaaattgcaaataaATACCATCCTTCCTAATGTCTCTGTAAATGCCAGATTTAGTAACCATTAA
- the LOC100225048 gene encoding uncharacterized protein isoform X2 produces the protein MQKQLSCCPGSAAGSGWEWPRERRARRGALCNGGSGRWMATSSRVWAGTGTGDRAGHRGQGPAGQGREPGTGPGNRGQGRAPGTGPTRTGPGNRGQGRAPGTGPTRTGPGNRGQGRAPGTGPTRTGPGTGDRAHRDGAHRERAGQPGTGPAGPGRAPGQGPPGRGRAPGTGPTGRGPGNRGRAPGQGRATGAGHRDRAGQPGPGTGDTHITGHGSGTCACQALPAVCGVCGRMPAGQFPRCRAIPALQGLLWPPPAAPGTTGAAKSIPGAGNASSSLLLHLCVGLGLKIHFTAKIEMAKMVLGQRSSLSLQDKQF, from the exons ATGCagaagcagctgagctgctgccctggctcagcGGCCGGCTCCGGGTGGGAATGGCCCCGGGAGAGGCGGGCCCGGAGGGGAGCGCTCTGTAATGGAGGGAGCGGCCGCTGGATGGCAACATCCTCCCGCGTGTGGGCCGGGACGGGCACCGGGGACAGGGCCGGGCACCGGGGACAGGGCCCAGCGGGACAGGGCCGGGAACCGGGGACGGGGCCAGGCAACCGGGGACAGGGCCGGGCACCGGGGACAGGGCCCACCCGGACGGGGCCAGGCAACCGGGGACAGGGCCGGGCACCGGGGACAGGGCCCACCCGGACGGGGCCAGGCAACCGGGGACAGGGCCGGGCACCGGGGACAGGGCCCACCCGGACGGGGCCGGGCACCGGGGACAGGGCCCACCGGGACGGGGCCCACCGGGAGAGGGCCGGACAACCGGGGACAGggcccgccgggccgggccgggcaccGGGACAGGGCCCACCGGGACGGGGCCGGGCACCGGGGACGGGGCCCACCGGGAGAGGGCCGGGCAACCGGGGCCGGGCACCGGGACAGGGCCGGGCAACCGGGGCCGGGCACCGGGACAGGGCCGGGCAACCGGGGCCGGGCACCGGGGACACGCACATCACGGGGCACGGCTCCGGGACTTGTGCGTGTCAGGCTCTCCCGGCCGTGTGCGGGGTATGCGGCCGAATGCCCGCTGGGCAATTCCCGCGCTGCAGGGCAATTCCCGCGCTGCAGGGTCTCCTTTGGCCTCCTCCAGCAGCGCCGGGCACAACAG GTGCTGCCAAGTCCATacctggagcagggaatgccTCTTCCTCACTCCTTCTGCATTTATGTGTTGGACTGGGACTGAAAATACATTTCACAGCTAAAATTGAGATGGCTAAG